A stretch of DNA from Halobacteriovorax vibrionivorans:
TTTTAATCCTTTCATTGAGATAACTTCTGTAATTTCATTCTTATCTAGATCAAGAACATCTTTTAACTGTTTAGTAACATTTAAGTTTTTAGAAGCACTAATACTTTCGATTGCCTTAACACCTGGAAGACCTTTAATTTTTCTTGTAATACTATTTGTATTTAGGTCGCCATCAACTAGAGCATTAAAGTAGTACTCATTTTGCATTGATGGAAGAGCACGAGAGATCTTCGCCTCAAAGTGATTATAATTTGATACGGCAACAACAAGAGTCATTGTTAAAATAGAAAATAGGATTTGACCAAAGAGATTGTTCTTTGAAAATCTTGCTAATTCCTTTAAATAAAACATGCATGCCCCGAATGAATAAGTCTAGAGTTGTCTAAGTGAATAATACGACCAGTGAATCTTTGCACTAGCTCGCGGTTATGAGAGGCCCAAATAATCGTTGTTCCTCTTTTAGAATTATAAATATTTAATAAATCAAATAAGCGCTTCGTATTATCAAAGTCTAAAGAGCTTGATGGCTCATCAGCAATGAATACATCTGGCTTAGAAAGAAGTGCACGAATGATGGCAACCTTTTGCCTAAGTCCCCCATTGGCATCTTTTGCTTTTAATTTTATACGATTTTTTATTCCAAGAATTTTTACTAACTCATTTAAATCACTTTCAAATTCTTTTTTTGAACGATAAACACTTGGATCAAATGAATACTGAAGGTTTTCTAGTAAGCTCATGTGCTCAACTAATCTTAAGTCCTGAAAAACCTGAGTTGTGAAAACGCGATCATCAATCTTAATATTTCCACTTGTTGGTGCAATATTACCAGCGAGTACGTTTAACAACGTTGTCTTACCAGCTCCTGAAGCTCCCGTCACAAAGACGA
This window harbors:
- a CDS encoding cell division ATP-binding protein FtsE translates to MISSSYANQTHQLFGNQNLSTNMCFNLENVTVDFGGIKAISSINLQIRKGEIVFVTGASGAGKTTLLNVLAGNIAPTSGNIKIDDRVFTTQVFQDLRLVEHMSLLENLQYSFDPSVYRSKKEFESDLNELVKILGIKNRIKLKAKDANGGLRQKVAIIRALLSKPDVFIADEPSSSLDFDNTKRLFDLLNIYNSKRGTTIIWASHNRELVQRFTGRIIHLDNSRLIHSGHACFI